The Dyadobacter sandarakinus DNA window GTGCGACAGGTGCTTTGGGAAGCGCGGTGATCGAAACGCTGTCGAAAAGGGTGCCGGCCAGCAGTATTGCCGTGCTTACCAGGAACGAGGAAAAACGGCTGTCTTTTCAGGAGAGGGGATTTCCGGCTTTTCTGGGTGATTTCGATGATACAACCTCCCTCGACAAGGCGATGAAGGGAGTAGATACGGTGTTGCTGATTTCAGCAGGGGACGAAGGCGACAGGATAAAGCAGCACCTTAATGTGGTGGATGCAGCCAAGAGGGCAGGAGTTTCCGGAATTGCTTACACCAGCCGCTCCATGCGGGATCAGGATAAACTGTCAAATACCTTGATGGCGGACCACTTTGCCACCGAGAAATACATTAAGGAAAGCGGCTTGCGTTACACAATATTTCGCAATGCATTGTACATGGACGTGATTCCACTGTTTGTCGGCAATCAGGTTTTCGAGAGCGGCATCATCCAGTCTGCCGGCATGGGTAAAGTTGCATTTGCACTGCGAAAGGAAATGGGGGAGGCCATTGCAAACGTTATATTGGATGAGGGCTGCGAAAATAAGACTTATAAGTTTACAGGCAGGGAAGCATATACGTTTGATGACATTGCTCACGTATTAACTGACCTGTCTGGAAAAGAGGTGAACTACACACCGGTTGGAAGTTCAGCTTTTGAATCGATCCTGATCAAGAAGGGCATTCCGGTAGCTATGGCCAGAAAAATTATCGATTTTAATGCTGATATTCGAAATGGACAGGAGTCGGAAGTGACTGCTGACCTTGCCCGGACACTTGGGCGTTCGCCTGCTTCACTGAAAGAAGGGTTGAAAGTACTGTTTGGATTGTAGACAAGCTGATTATGAAGTCTCCGGAAGCACCTAGGAACATTCGCACAATCACCGAATATCACCGTTTGATGGAGCTGCCCAAACCCGCGCACCCTCTGATCAGTGTGGTACGCTTCGAGGATATCAAAGCCCGCCAAGGTGCAGCACCAAAAAGAATCAGCCACGATTTTTATACAATTGCCCTGAAAAAAAATGTCTGTTCCAAGCTGAAATATGGCCAGCAGCACTTTGATTTCGACGAGGGCGTAATGGTGTTTATGTCACCGGGACAAGTTCTTTCCATTGAGTCTGCCATAGAAGACGATTTCAAACATACCGGCTGGCTTTTGCTTATCCATCCTGATTTTCTGCTCAATACGCTTTTATGCGGCAAGATAAAACAATACGAATATTTTGGCTATCAGGTGCGGGAAGCGCTGCACCTTTCAGAGAAGGAGGAGGCATTGGTAGCGGGGCTGATGCAGCAGATTGAGCAGGAAAATCACGGCAATATGGATGCATTGAGCCACCCTTTAATCATTGCGCAACTGGAATTGTTACTTACCTACGCTGAGCGCTTTTACCAACGCCAGTTTCTGACGCGAAAGGCTTCTCATCATGCTATATTAGAGCGAATGGAGTTCCTGTTATCCGAACGTTTTAAAGACGATGTGTTAATTGCCCATGGAGTTCCAACAGTAGAGTCAGTGGCCGAAGCCCTGCACCTTTCCCCCGATTATTTAAGCCGATTGCTGACCACACTAACTGGCCAAAGCACCAGGCATTTTATACAGGACAAGCTCATTAGCCTCGCAAAACAAAAGCTTTCCACTTCTGACCTGTCGGTTAATGAGATTGCCTTTCAGTTAGGGTTTGAGCATTCTCAATCGTTCTGTAAGTTATTTAAGAACAAGACTGCTTATTCACCAGCCGCATTCCGACAATCATTCAATTAAGGATGAGGTGAAAATTGCTCTCGCTAATGCTGATTGTAGCTCTCGTAACCAAGACCAGTAAGGGTGTGTAACTGAGTATTTAAATTGCCCTGTTTTTAATAATGGCAAGTATCTCTTACTCAACTCAAAGATCAACTTCACATCAACAAGAAGCTGTTAAAATTTTTTTTGTTCCAGACACAAAAGCCCCTCAATGATTGTTGAGGAGCTTTTGTGCTTTTTGATCGTGCTGAAAGAGCTGGTAAAAGACAGATTCTTGGAAACCAGGACTAAGCAATAATTTTAACCAGATTTTTGTAGCCCGTTTCCACGTTCTCTATAGCCGGCGCCATATCCTGCTCCACGAAAAAATACTGTAAGCCTGCTATTTTTGCTGCTTCAAA harbors:
- a CDS encoding helix-turn-helix domain-containing protein codes for the protein MKSPEAPRNIRTITEYHRLMELPKPAHPLISVVRFEDIKARQGAAPKRISHDFYTIALKKNVCSKLKYGQQHFDFDEGVMVFMSPGQVLSIESAIEDDFKHTGWLLLIHPDFLLNTLLCGKIKQYEYFGYQVREALHLSEKEEALVAGLMQQIEQENHGNMDALSHPLIIAQLELLLTYAERFYQRQFLTRKASHHAILERMEFLLSERFKDDVLIAHGVPTVESVAEALHLSPDYLSRLLTTLTGQSTRHFIQDKLISLAKQKLSTSDLSVNEIAFQLGFEHSQSFCKLFKNKTAYSPAAFRQSFN
- a CDS encoding SDR family oxidoreductase, whose translation is MRILVTGATGALGSAVIETLSKRVPASSIAVLTRNEEKRLSFQERGFPAFLGDFDDTTSLDKAMKGVDTVLLISAGDEGDRIKQHLNVVDAAKRAGVSGIAYTSRSMRDQDKLSNTLMADHFATEKYIKESGLRYTIFRNALYMDVIPLFVGNQVFESGIIQSAGMGKVAFALRKEMGEAIANVILDEGCENKTYKFTGREAYTFDDIAHVLTDLSGKEVNYTPVGSSAFESILIKKGIPVAMARKIIDFNADIRNGQESEVTADLARTLGRSPASLKEGLKVLFGL